CCAATCttggaggagaaaaaaaaaatgaagattgaAAAAGGAAGATTCTCTCCTGACAATGATGTAAACAAACCATATCGAATGGTCAACAACTCGAGGATATGAAGAGTGAGCTCAACCGCCAAGCAAGACATAACTTCCAAACTCAAGAACCTTATACTGTACATAAGCTCACCTTAAAAGAACCCAAACTTGCAATCCAAGCAAGTGAGATTTCCTTTGTAACATCTGAGCTGTTCATGATCAATAAAAGAAACCGGCTTTAATGATTCTCTAGTCCATCTAGTTTTTCCGGTTAAATTTAGAGGTGACCAGTAGGCATGCtttccatatttttaaaaaggttaatgtgaaaattttgtaaatgtatttcatatgatattttgttcaaaaaaaaaaaaactagtaattaTTATAATCTAACTAAGCTAAACCTGATGTGAAACAACTCTGGTTTGATTCAAACAAAACTTATCTCTAACTTTAGGTTAAACCAACATCACCTCGAAACCAAGTCAGCTTCTGATAATTTGAAAGTTTGAACAGGGTAATAAATTAACACGTGACCATGGAGTAACAATCTGAACATAAGCATaacgatttatttattttggttttaatgaaGTTTACATTCTCATTGTTTTCTGATACATTAGACAAGAGGACGCAGATACCGTATAATAAAGTACTACATCATGCATCATCACATTAATAGCTAACACTAACATGGCTCACACGAAGGAAGCTTCAGAATGTGATGACTTGTTTAGGTTGCCTACCTAGCTTCCCGAGAGCTTTATCGAGAGCAACAGGGAACTCGTCGAAGGGAACCAATTCCGTTCTGGCAGAAGAAAACAGCCATTGGTATTATATAGTAGCCGAAGATATTTTTTCAAGGGAGCTAAGAATCTTTATTTGAGAAAAGGACTCACTCGTATTTTAGCTTTCCGTCTCGTGCAAGCCCGAGGAGATAGTCTATCATCTCTCTGCATTCTTTTACTTTACCCATACTCAACCAACTCTGCAGCCAGAATCCTCTCAAGGCCAAATCCTGTAGGGCAATCAAACTTAACACAGGGCACAAAAGCCATAGATCTTGACACCCAACGAATTTGAAGTGAGAGAAAGAGTACATTTTCAACTATGAATGAAGATCTAAATTTACTACTCTAAGACATACTGATGCaagtataatttttccaaatgATCTAGCAATTACCTTAAAGATGAAAGATGCTGTTGACACAGTGATTGGCTTCTTGGACATCCCACCATATGTTACCATGGTTCCTCCTTCCctgaaatatttatgtattcaCTACCTTCAGCACAGCGGTAATTCATTTAACTAGAAGTATGTAAAAACGGAGATGTTCACTGCACCTGAGATATTTGAGCACAAGAGAAGCAGCATTGCCACCAACACAGTTGAATCCCAGAGCTGGTTCAGGTAAGTTACCCTAGACCACAAACACACATATGTTAAAGCTTCACATACTCAGCAATTTCTGCGATAGAATTGCTAGACATAAATCTTACCAAAAGACTTTTCACGTTCTTTACATTGAGTTGACTCTCTGAAAACACTTCATCTGCACCTAGAGCTTTCAGCTGCTCTCTTGCTTCATCCGAACCAGCCCTAAAATCAGTACCACACGACAGTCTACTTGACAAGAGCCGCTTTGATTGTTCGTAACCAATATCTTAGATTcaactcaaaatatatttcacctGTCACGAATAATGTTGATGGTACTGATGCCACGGAGTCTTGCCAACTGGATGACACATTGACCCACGATACTTGTTGCACCATTCTGCACCACAGAGTCTCCTGCTTCAGAGGATTACTTGATTAGAAAAAAAGCAAGTAGGGAGCAATTACATCAAAGACATAAGATAACAGTCCAAACCAGAATTTAAGTTCACAAAATCCTCAAGCATCCTTAAAGCCGTCAATGGATTAACAGTGATCGTCGCCGCATACTCCATTGGACACGCTTTATCGATTTTGTGCCACACACTCTCCTCCTTCACAACATAAGTCTGCCAAGTCCCTAGTTCCAGAGTGATTTCCATCAGATTCCAACATCATGCTTCAAAAACTCAGAAGTGGATACCACTAACTACAACTGTTTTACAAACTGAAATCCAAGTTTCAGATTCCTCCTACCTGAAGATGGTGGAGATGGAATGACCCAATCACCAGGAGAAAGACCATTGACCTTAGAGCCAACTGCATAAACTTCACCAACACCTTCATAACCACCAACCGCTGGTACCGGTGGCCTCACCGGATACACACCTAAAACAATCATCATTTTCTCAACATTGAAACTCACTATCTAAATCACAAAACTCTTAATTAGTTAGATTAACATATATACTAATCACAACAATGGTTCTTGAATTAGAGAAGAAATGGAGAATTTGTAACCTTCAATTCGATTGATATCAGAGGGATTGATCGGCGCGGCGATCATTCTAACACAAACATCCTTTTCTTTCACTTCCACCGGCGGGAGATTCACCAATCtgtcttcaccaaaaaaaaaaaggagaaagagttGAAATATTGGAGATTACGCGTACGTATGTATAAGCACAGAGTAAGCGTGTATACGACGAACCTGGTGACAGAATCGGGAGAGCCGTGCTGTTCGTAAACGATGGCCTTGGACGGTGGTGACAGAACGGTGGAGAATGATCTGATACAGAGAATTGGTGTTTTGCCGCATCGGTTTGACCTGAAATTCGCTGCCGATGAGAATTTTAGAGCTCGGACGGTGACTGACTTCATCAACGCCGCCATATTTCTCCGCCGTCAccacagtctctctctctcacagcgATTCAggtaacgacgtcgtttctgtttttttttctacttttaaaGTTGTTGGAATATCGTGGAGTTTTTTTataacgacgtcgtttcagccaacggtttgttttttttctcaaaccAAACTAGGGTTGGAAAAACTGTAACcggaaaaccaaaccaaaccggaattaaaatattgaaactaaCTAATTTATACGGAATTGGGATTTTATCCTTGTGTTGTCGTCGTTGGGACTTCGGAGAAAATTTGTTCTTCTATACGATGAACCAAATTTAAggtacagaaaacaaaaaatcgaaaAGACCCAACCGAACCTAAaccaaatgaaaaaattattggTTTGATTATTTCAAAGCCAAACAAACCATAACAAAACCGATGTCAAAACTGAAATGTGTGAAAAATGTATGTATAATTGGCTTATCCGGCTATTGAAAATGTCATAACACAATACAGTTGCACACTAATGGAGTAGCGAGTAGAGGGACCATAAAGACGATGATGAGTCGGAACATTTTGTAGAGTGACCTGTAACAGTCTCATCTTGTTGGGTCGTCTTAACGTTTCTTCTTTGCCAAGTATCTGATTGcctttttccttaaaaaaacataagtgaATCTATGAATAGTTTACGTTAGGATATAGTGAACCATGAACCGCAATTTTTGTGAACTATTGGcccttcattttattttattttgttgtattatGTTTAGgttgtgttgtttttgtatgttacaaaaatatgcAGGGTGTGGTTGGTATCTCcttaccatttttttatttttattttgggttctCTGGATGTCTTTGGTGTATTTAATAGAGTTCATGATATTTGGGGTATGACTGGTATCCCCTTTTACCAATCTCTTTCTTTCGGCTACCTCTATTTCTAATTGCTACATTTTATATCACAAATTGGACATTTGGTGTTGCTATTGGCGTTATACTTATACATAATACACGCCTAATAAAAGTTTATCAATTATCATCTAAAATTTGATGAGCTCAGAGCTTAACAAGTTAATCAACATGAATTAAGCTTAGAAATTCTTATCATCccctatatatattaatagagaaacattctATTGACGAACCTGATATGTCACCGTCAGATAATTTGAGACACATTTAGTTATTTAGtctcattttgatttattatttacagcTATGTGTCAttgtgtttttaacaaaaaaaaaagtgttattcttaaaaattttatcacataactttattaatataaattaattttaagttttaaatatattatatatactagaaaaatGATTTATTCAAAAGCATGTGGGTTACACGCGGATCTTACGAATTCAAGCGGGACAGATGCAAAGACATTTTGCggttcaaaatatttaaacccgtTGCAGGATGGTTTAGCGGACGAGTTTGACcgagttaacaattttatttaaatcatctggttcataaaattttagtttttttttgcggttttatctgatttgatagttcaagattttgattaaaaaatctAACCGATCACTAATTCGGTTCACATTTGATCCAGATCCGCCatcatgtcaatctaaaatttatcttaaaacgattactattttaaactttcataaacttgatgaattcaaaccaatataagtttgtattataaatgttatactaaataaatatatttacaaatgtaatatcTCACACAAAAATTTCACGGATTATTACCTAGTTGAATCACTAAAgcagaaaaaacgaaaaaaaaaaaaaaacaaaacaaaatgcatgAAGCTTAACTTAACATGCATCCAAATTTGTATGTTTGAATTGATGTAATTCATTTATTTAGTAGAacaatttaacaataaaaatattgttaaaaatacatttttctaGATACCActttccaaaattatttttttctggctatttttatttttatcatattttacacaattacaatatgttaagttaactttaaaatttattttagatttggattctctatttttcatgtaggatatagttttgactGAGGGGATGGGAGGAGTCAAAATCTCAAAAGTCCCTAAAAAAATTCTGACAATCTCATAACTCCCTTCTTtaaaactgttttctttttcaattatttttaattccagAAACTGGTATTTTACTATGATaccctaaaaaaacaaaacaattacgCTAAAAACCTGGGTTTAATCCACCCATCCaagttttattagatttaatccaatatatatataaaaatatacttaaaacaaaaaaaaataaaaaattaaactaaataaattttttaatttcatcgtcttcttctttttctcaaactcttttcACTTTCTTCGATTTCAACGGAAGCGGCAATGAACAACGACGGCGAGGACGAGCGATTTTTGGAACCAACCTGGAAAGAAGAAACGATGGCTCCATCCTTTCTATTTCAAAACTCGATCCAATCCCTAAAATctgagaaattttttaaataaaactgcAATCTCAAAATCGATTTTGTGAAACTTGAGAAAATAGGTATTTTGCTATGGTGTTCAATTGATAAGGAAGATGAGTCTAAAATACAAGCTTTGGAATTATAATTGGTGAATTCTTGGTTTATGTTCGTATGAATTTCTGGGTATAACTAGTATAACTACGTAAAACTAGTATAACTACGTAAAACTAGTATAACTACGTAAAACTAGTAAACTAAGTAAAACTAGTATAACTAAGTAAAACTAGTATAACAGTATAACTAATTCAAACTAGTGTGATCTTGAAATATTAGTAAAACTAGATAAAAATAGTAAGATAAAATAGTTTCAGCAGCGTTCACACCGAATGACTCAACGACGATGAACAACTCAACAAcgatatgtaaaaaaaacagCGGCGATGAACGACTCAACGATGATGAACAACTCAACTTCGAGCGATCTCTGTAACCAATTCAGGAAGAAGAAACGGTGGTGATGAACGACGATGAACAAATCAACGACGAGCAATCTCTGTAACCAATTTCGGAAAGAAGAAACGGTGGTGATGAACGACGATGAACAATTCAACGGCGAGCGATCTCTGTAACCAATTTTGGGAAGAAGAAATGGTGGTGATGAACGACTcaacaataagaagaaaatcCGGAATGACAGCGGCGATGAACCAAATCGTGAAGAAGTACAAGCCAACCGTGAGTGACTCCATCGACTCAATGATAAGTAGTTGGATTTGGTTGAACAAGTAGAACTAGATAAAACTCATCCGTTTTGGTTACGAAgagattcatgatttttttgttctgcATCTTATTCAGAAttgaatttttgggttttaagtaatactagtatatataggTATCAATAACTAGTATGTTTTTGTAATGCTGataaaactagataaaactagtcgtat
The sequence above is drawn from the Camelina sativa cultivar DH55 chromosome 4, Cs, whole genome shotgun sequence genome and encodes:
- the LOC104711035 gene encoding probable trans-2-enoyl-CoA reductase, mitochondrial encodes the protein MAALMKSVTVRALKFSSAANFRSNRCGKTPILCIRSFSTVLSPPSKAIVYEQHGSPDSVTRLVNLPPVEVKEKDVCVRMIAAPINPSDINRIEGVYPVRPPVPAVGGYEGVGEVYAVGSKVNGLSPGDWVIPSPPSSGTWQTYVVKEESVWHKIDKACPMEYAATITVNPLTALRMLEDFVNLNSGDSVVQNGATSIVGQCVIQLARLRGISTINIIRDRAGSDEAREQLKALGADEVFSESQLNVKNVKSLLGNLPEPALGFNCVGGNAASLVLKYLREGGTMVTYGGMSKKPITVSTASFIFKDLALRGFWLQSWLSMGKVKECREMIDYLLGLARDGKLKYETELVPFDEFPVALDKALGKLGRQPKQVITF